A window of Hevea brasiliensis isolate MT/VB/25A 57/8 chromosome 14, ASM3005281v1, whole genome shotgun sequence contains these coding sequences:
- the LOC131172519 gene encoding uncharacterized protein LOC131172519, whose translation MGSDIDFGKMQSTIFLSEMEPVEQQWRLTIEKDALGILIKGFVRDIQENFKAEVRDWEKQVSLGLSRHLSDLMKDIKCLNDELEALCSSQSNHEVEISQKPRERSSSEEDNHGKPKISP comes from the coding sequence ATGGGCTCTGACATTGATTTTGGAAAAATGCAGAGTACTATTTTCTTGTCTGAGATGGAGCCAGTAGAGCAGCAATGGAGATTGACAATTGAGAAAGATGCATTAGGTATTCTGATTAAAGGCTTTGTGAGGGACATCCAGGAGAATTTCAAAGCAGAAGTCAGGGACTGGGAAAAGCAAGTTTCTCTTGGACTGAGCCGGCATTTGTCAGATTTGATGAAAGATATTAAGTGCTTGAATGATGAACTAGAAGCTCTTTGCTCATCCCAAAGTAATCACGAGGTCGAGATTTCTCAAAAGCCAAGAGAAAGGTCTTCATCAGAAGAAGACAATCATGGCAAACCAAAAATTTCACCATAA
- the LOC131172520 gene encoding uncharacterized protein LOC131172520 codes for MDFKRIVEEKLELNILRLEEAMHYLNPAAELVARQRRKEWLYKMAFIRRCENLRKAETEVLDILKVVRKELIGEVLASND; via the exons ATGGACTTTAAGCGCATTGTAGAAGAAAAGTTAGAGCTGAACATTTTGAG ATTGGAAGAAGCGATGCATTATTTAAATCCAGCTGCTGAACTTGTAGCCAGACAGAGGAGGAAAGAATGGCTGTATAAAATGGCTTTTATCAGACGATGTGAAAATCTCAGAAAGGCCGAAACTGAG GTATTGGACATTTTGAAAGTGGTCAGGAAAGAATTAATTGGTGAAGTTCTTGCCTCCAATGACTAA